In Gordonia sp. SL306, the genomic window GCGACTTGATCTTGCCGGTGAAGTCGACCTGGGCGTAACCCTCTGCGGGCACATAGACCGGGCTGGTGAATCGCACGTTGTACTCGTAGATCGCTGCCGGGTCGCCGACGAAGCTGCTGATGAAACTCGCACCCAGACCCATCGACTGCATTCCGTGGGCCACGCAGGTCTCCAGGCCGATCACCTTGGCGACCTCGTCGGAGAAGTGGATCGGGTTGGGGTCGCCTGCCACGCCCGCGTAGTTGACGAGATTGCCGCGGGTGAGGGTCTTGGTGACGGGCGGCAGTTCCTGACCGACGGTGAGGTCGTCGAAGTTGATCGCGGCGTACGGCTTCGGCTCCACCTGCGGATCCGGCTGGTCGTAGCGGTCGAACGGGCCGTGCACGGTGTTCGGCATGACCGGCTCGCTGTCGACCTTCATCATCACGTGCTCGAGCTTGTCGAGGACCTCGGGATCGGCCTCCACCGCGGCACGGGCCACCAGGCTGGTCCAGGTTGTCATCACCGGCTCTTCGTGCTGGTTCCAGATGATGTTCTTGGTGATCATCACGTCGGTGCCGGCCATCTGGCGGAAGGAGTCGAGCGAGACGTCGCAGATGAGCTGGTCGCCCACCTTGATCGGCTGGTGGAACACCAGGCGCTGATCGGTCTGCATGATCTGCCACAGGTCGTATCCGGTGACGACGTCCTCGAACAGACGACGCTGGGCGATGATCCCGAGCACCGACACGAACGTGGGCGCGGCAATGAGGGTCTCGTGCCCCATCTCCTGCGCGGCCTTCTCGTTCCAATGGACCGGGTGGTCGTCCTGCACGGCGCGGGCGTGCTTGCGGACTTCTTCACGCCCGACCTCGTAGTAGTCGTCGACCGTGTAGTTGAAGCCCACCATTTTCTGGGTGTGGGCGGCGATCTCCTCAGGAGTGAGCTTCACGCCCTTCTTCACCGCGTCGATCCGTTCCTGCACCTCGGCCTCGCTGACTGACATCGGATGCCGCTCCTTTGCTCGGCCACTCCGCAAATGGCCAGGATCTCGTGGACGGTCCCTCGTACGACGAGGGCTCGGGCGTGGTCCACGGCGGTAGGCGTCGCGTGAAGGACAACTCCTGCTACCGCTGGTTGTGTGCTGCTGTTGATTCTCTTACCGGGTCCGGTGACGGAGTCCCCTTGCCACGGTAATGGCTGCGGGCCACCTCATCAGAGGTAGCCCGCGTAATTGCCAAACTTTGCTGATCGCTCAGCGCGATTCTTTGTGCGCCTGATGCTTGCCGCAGTTCGGGCAGAACTTCTTGATCTCGAGACGATCGGGATCGTTGCGACGGTTCTTCTTGGTGATGTAGTTGCGGTGCTTGCACACCTCGCACGCCAAGGTGATCTTGGGGCGAACATCTGTTGAGGAGGCCACTTCGTTGCCTTCTTTCGGGTGGTACGTGGCGGGCTCGGCATGCCCTTTGCGTGTCGGGTCCGAGCTGGTCGGCACCGATGTGTAGCGGTGGAGGGACTCGATCCCTCGACCTCACGATTATGAGTCGTGCGCTCTAACCAGCTGAGCTACACCGCCATGTGGACTGGAGGTCCAGCGAGCCCCCTAACGGAATCGAACCGTTGACCTTTTCCTTACCATGGAAACGCTCTACCGACTGAGCTAAGGGGGCGTGCCCGGCCCAGCCGCGAACGGCTGAATCGAGAGCCTTAACGAGGTTACACACCAACGTGGGCGCTCACCAAATCGCTGGTCAGCGACCGGTGGCGAGCGCCGGAGTTCAGCGTGGACCACGTCGTGGCAGGTATAGGATTCGAACCTATGTAGCTTGCGCGACGGATTTACAGTCCGCTCCCTTTGGCCGCTCGGGCAACCTGCCGTGCCGTCCGTCCGGCCGGTGACCGGCCGTAAGAACAACGCCGTGAAGAATACAACGAACTCTCGGTGTCGACGCAAACCGGCTGCTCAGCGCCGCCTCCGGGGTCCTGGCCCGGTCTCCTTCGTGGCGGCTCGGGCGCATTTCCGCCGACTGTGCGCAGTTGTGTACCGAGCGTGCGCAGTCGTTCGACCACCGCACCCGGACGCAGTTCACGGCGGGGCCGATAGGGTGTGACCCATGGCTGATTCATCGTTCGACGTGGTGAGCAAGGTCGACCGCCAAGAGGTCGACAACGCCCTCAACCAGGCCGCCAAGGAGCTGTCACAGCGTTACGACTTCCGCGGCACCAACACCGGAATCGAGTGGTCCGGCGAAGAGAACATCGTGATCACCTCCGACGCCGAGGAGCGCGCTCAGGCCGGCCTCGACGTCTTCAAGGAGAAGCTCATCCGCCGCGACATCTCGCTCAAGGCGTTCGACGCCGGCGAGCCGGCCGCATCGGGCAAGACCTTCAAGATCAGCGGCAAGATCGTCGAGGGTATCGACTCCGAGCACGCCAAAAAGATCTCCAAGAAGATCCGCGACGAGGGCCCCAAGGGTGTCAAAGCCCAGATCCAGGGCGAGGAACTCCGGGTGTCGAGCAAGAAGCGTGACGACCTGCAGGCGGTGATCTCGCTCCTCAAGGGCGAGGACTTCGGGATCGCGTTGCAGTTCGTGAACTACCGGTAGCGGAGGTCCTGGGGCCGCGCCCCTCCCGCCGAGCGAGCCGCGCCACCCCTTTCCGCCGAGCGAGCCGCGCCACCTCTATCCGCCGATCGAGTAGCGGCGACGAAGGAGCCGCGTATCGAGATCACCGCACCCGCTACACGATGCCCAATTCGCGCGCCCGCACACCGGCCTGGAACCTCGACTGCGCACCGAGCGCCGACATCAGGTCGGCGACCCGGCGCCGGTAGGTACGCACACCGAGGCCGAGGCTGCGTGCGGCCGATTCGTCCTTGACTCCGCGGGAGAGCAGGTCGAGCACCTGCGGCGCGAGCCGACGGATGTCCGCGATCCGCGCGTCAAAGGTGGCGAGCTCGGTCGCCGACCGCCATGCCGCCTCGAACAGCGACGACACCCCCTGCACGGTGGCAGCCTGGGTGATGACGCTGTAACTGCGTCCGCCTGCGGTCCGATCGCCTGCGAGGATGACCAGCCGACGATCGAGGATGATCGTCTCGTTGATCTCGTCGGTGGTGACTCGGATCTCCGCGCCGAACTGGTCCCGACGTTTGGCCAACTCGTGTGCCGCCACGGGGTCGAGCAATGTCCCGGCCTGGTAGATCTTGCGAACACGCTGATCGGGCCTGCGCTGCTGTGCGGCCGTGTCCGCGAGCTCCCCCGCGCCGTGTGACCATGCGAAGGTCCACAGGTCGTTGGCTGCACACACCACCTCGGCGGCCGACGCGAACAGGTGCGCCGTCCGCGCGAACAGTTCCTCCTCGCCACGCACCACGGTGACGGAATCAGTGCTGTGCATACCCTCGATTGTGCGCCGGACACGCCTGTCTGCGCAGCCGTGGCAGCTTGTTGCCATCGACTGCCCGGTCGTCGTCGGCGGAGCCATGCTGGATTCCATGACCACTGATTCGACATCCACAGCCACCATCCCCATCGCCGACTCCGCCGGAACCTGGCAGCTGGGCGACCGCACCGT contains:
- a CDS encoding fused (3R)-hydroxyacyl-ACP dehydratase subunits HadA/HadB, with product MSVSEAEVQERIDAVKKGVKLTPEEIAAHTQKMVGFNYTVDDYYEVGREEVRKHARAVQDDHPVHWNEKAAQEMGHETLIAAPTFVSVLGIIAQRRLFEDVVTGYDLWQIMQTDQRLVFHQPIKVGDQLICDVSLDSFRQMAGTDVMITKNIIWNQHEEPVMTTWTSLVARAAVEADPEVLDKLEHVMMKVDSEPVMPNTVHGPFDRYDQPDPQVEPKPYAAINFDDLTVGQELPPVTKTLTRGNLVNYAGVAGDPNPIHFSDEVAKVIGLETCVAHGMQSMGLGASFISSFVGDPAAIYEYNVRFTSPVYVPAEGYAQVDFTGKIKSLDPETRRGVIAMVAKQGDRKIFGRAQAHVQFN
- the rpmG gene encoding 50S ribosomal protein L33, translated to MASSTDVRPKITLACEVCKHRNYITKKNRRNDPDRLEIKKFCPNCGKHQAHKESR
- a CDS encoding YajQ family cyclic di-GMP-binding protein, producing the protein MADSSFDVVSKVDRQEVDNALNQAAKELSQRYDFRGTNTGIEWSGEENIVITSDAEERAQAGLDVFKEKLIRRDISLKAFDAGEPAASGKTFKISGKIVEGIDSEHAKKISKKIRDEGPKGVKAQIQGEELRVSSKKRDDLQAVISLLKGEDFGIALQFVNYR